A single Lactuca sativa cultivar Salinas chromosome 8, Lsat_Salinas_v11, whole genome shotgun sequence DNA region contains:
- the LOC111909510 gene encoding protein NLP4 — protein sequence MFGSIKESGLDFINMDENSYEFSFTNPSDSSSSYLNSYFEDEKDVKPLGTSILDYTYFDNQTPETLPSQAFEGYDFMIQQKLEDYNGSYEMVLAEIREVLKAVCDIHSLPMAQTWSLCGQQGQRECHNQSSACISVINSASYVLDPNVLGFYEACSDLHLLRGEGIAGKALGTNQPCFATDITAFSATEYPLSGPARVFGLGGAVAIRLRSTYLGAVDFILEFFLPNSCRNDEEQKNMLSSISSVMQNVSTSLRVVNDDELVEEDESSCSWISKAQKRGESFIVSFKEEPQEQEEFKMINQFDYTKQIEQKSKPKGRKRSLGVRKSEEKRRVKPEKNISLPVLQQYFPGSLKDAAKNIGVCPTTLKRICREHGIMRWPSRKIKKVGHSLKKLQTIIDSVQGAEGTIQLRSFYTNFPELSSPKPSSSCGSPNSVQEERKSRERTQREKLSDYDHSNEGAFRVKVVYGEEKIRLSVSKDCGFWDLKREVMRRFGMNDLNCVTLKYLDDDLEWVLLTCDADLEECMDINMVSKKCSIKVLVHESFHPESGSSFTGC from the exons ATGTTTGGATCAATTAAGGAAAGTGGTCTAGATTTCATCAATATGGATGAAAATTCGTATGAGTTCTCATTTACGAATCCTTCGGATTCATCATCATCATATCTGAATTCCTATTTTGAAGATGAAAAAGATGTGAAGCCTCTTGGAACTTCCATTCTTGATTACACTTATTTTGATAATCAAACCCCCGAGACATTACCTTCACAAGCTTTTGAGGGTTACGACTTCATGATTCAACAAAAACTAGAG GATTACAATGGATCTTATGAAATGGTTCTAGCAGAAATCCGAGAAGTTCTAAAAGCTGTATGCGACATACATTCTTTACCCATGGCTCAAACATGGAGTCTATgtggtcaacaaggtcaacgcgAGTGCCATAACCAATCTTCCGCTTGCATTTCTGTCATCAATTCAGCCTCCTATGTACTCGATCCCAACGTTTTAGGGTTTTACGAAGCATGCTCCGATCTCCATCTCCTCCGAGGCGAAGGTATCGCCGGAAAAGCACTGGGTACAAACCAACCATGCTTTGCGACGGACATCACCGCTTTCAGTGCAACCGAATACCCTCTATCGGGCCCCGCTAGGGTTTTTGGGCTCGGTGGTGCGGTGGCGATACGACTCCGGAGCACCTATTTAGGAGCTGTCGATTTCATTCTCGAATTCTTTCTACCTAATAGTTGCAGAAACGATGAAGAACAGAAGAATATGTTGAGTTCGATTTCGTCTGTGATGCAAAATGTTTCTACAAGTTTACGCGTCGTAAACGATGACGAATTagtagaagaagatgaatcgtCATGTTCTTGGATTTCAAAAGCTCAAAAGCGAGGTGAAAGTTTCATTGTTTCTTTCAAGGAGGAACCACAAGAACAAGAAGAATTCAAAATGATAAACCAATTCGATTACACGAAGCAAATTGAACAGAAATCGAAACCAAAAGGGAGAAAACGATCGTTAGGCGTCAGGAAATCGGAAGAGAAACGACGAGTTAAACCAGAGAAGAACATCAGTTTACCAGTTCTTCAACAATACTTTCCCGGGAGTCTCAAAGATGCTGCAAAAAACATTGGGG TTTGCCCCACGACATTGAAGAGGATATGCAGGGAGCATGGGATTATGAGATGGCCTTCTAGAAAGATCAAGAAAGTAGGCCATTCTTTGAAAAAACTCCAAACCATAATCGACTCAGTTCAAGGTGCAGAGGGTACGATTCAACTCAGATCCTTCTACACAAACTTCCCAGAACTCAGCTCCCCGAAACCTTCTTCATCATGTGGGAGCCCTAATTCAGTTCAAGAAGAAAGGAAATCACGAGAAAGGACACAAAGAGAGAAGCTTTCAGATTATGATCATTCTAATGAAGGTGCTTTTAGGGTGAAAGTTGTTTATGGTGAAGAGAAGATACGATTAAGCGTGTCAAAAGATTGTGGTTTTTGGGATTTGAAGAGGGAAGTTATGAGGCGATTTGGTATGAATGATTTGAATTGTGTGACATTGAAGTATTTGGATGATGATTTGGAGTGGGTTTTGTTGACTTGTGATGCGGATCTTGAAGAATGTATGGACATAAATATGGTGTCAAAGAAGTGTTCGATAAAAGTGTTGGTTCATGAATCTTTtcatccagaatctggaagttCTTTTACTGGGTGTTGA